TAGCcgaggttggctttgaactctagAGACTTAACTCAGCtactaagtactgggattacaagcatacaccaccacacatAGCACCAGGCTGGGACATTTTTAGTATCACACTTTATGTGTTCAGATGTAGTGGGAGGTGGATTCTGTACTGGAGGTGAGGGATGGAGGATAAGATAGAACTTAATAAATGTgagcagaggaaaggaagggctGAGAGCTGAAGCCCGGGTTAGGAGGGAGGGTGCCACACTCTGCCAGGTCTCATCATGGAATTCCCACCCCCAACTCTTAGGGAGCTTATTCTACGGCATGCATAGGACATCTGCCTTATTCTACAGCAATGTTCAGTTTGCACTGTGCTCTCAGAAGACTGGAAGGCCATGAAGAGCAATGACTGACTTATTTGTCTTTATAGTCCCCACAGCACTTGTACTCCTGGCATAAACTTGTAATAAGGCCAGCAGAATGAAGCTAGTCGCAGAGAAAACGAGGGTGCCAGAGCAGACATGGTCGATTTCAGTGACAGATTTTCGAGGAGTGGCAATGTCTGTGAGGTTGCTAATGGGGCACCTAGTCAGAAGCTGCTTAGGAGGTGATGTGGtaactggtgagatggcttagtgggttaaGACTTGCCCTCAAACCTGACAACCAAATTTCAGGCCATGGAACCCACATAGTGAAAGGGAGAACTGTGttctacaagttgtcctgtgacctccacaggtgTACTGTGGCCTGTATAcatgccccccacacacataaacacacggTGGCCTGCATGCATGCCCCTCCACACTGTGGCCTGTATGCatgacacccccccacacatacacatacaagaaatACGTGTTAAGTGTGACAAGAGCTAAAAAATGCAAGCTAGCTCATACAGTACGTGCAGAAGCATGTACCATGGAGGGAACATGTGGCTTTGATAAGGATACAGAAATGGGCAGTTAGGTGGACATAGGATTATTGTGGCCATTTTACCTGAGGTAGAAAAACTATAGTCAGCACTCTTGTCTTAGACACTGTTCTCTTGCTGtgaggagataccatgaccaaggcaacttttaaaagaaagcattcaattggggcttacagattcagagggttAGCCTAGGACCATCATGGGAAGTAATATGGTGGCAGGCATGGTCCTGGGCCAGTACCCAagagctcacatctgatccaCAGGTTTCAGGTAGTGAGAAAGAACAAGACTGTTCCCagtgtaggcttttgaaacctcagaggcCACCCCCAATGACTCACCTCCTCCATCAAtgctcctaatccttcccaaacagttccactaactgaaCTAATAATTACacatattggggggggggggtgattctcattcaaactaacACAGCTCCTTTAGTTGGAAGTAATAGAATCCATATTAAATCAGCGtaagcacaagaaaaaaatatattggtTTATATGAGTGAAAAGtcaggggttgggggttggggggagggctGGAGGTGGCAGCTGAAGACATTGGCAGGTCTTAGGTATAACAAGATAATAGAATTCCTGTGATGAGCTAATGCACACCCTCAGACTAGATGACAACAGCCATCATTAAGTTTGTGTCCTGCCAAAGCCCTGGGTGTAATGTTCACTTTTCCATAGCAAGCCAGATACCCAATTCCGACTGGCCAGGCTAGCCCTAGTGGTAGAGGCAGTGCTGTAAGGGGAAGCAGAGGACAGGGAAGTGTGCTGCAGGAATGCAAGGACCTGGTTGAGTCACTGTTGGAAGCAAAGGGGACCTAAGACAAGGCACTGTGCTCCTAAGTCTGTTTTCTAATGTTTTTCAGCATCTTCATGATACAGTAAAGAGGAGTCTTGACAGTGCTGCCTCTCCTCAGAATGGCGATCAACCAAATGGCTATGGAGACATGTTTCCTGGGCATAAGAAAACCCGCCGGGAGGCCCCTCTGGGGGTCAGTGTGTCTGCCAATGGgcttcctcctgcctcacccctggGTCAGCCTGACAAGCCTGCTGGGGGAGATGCCCTGCAAACTGGTGGGAAGCACTCCCTGGGGCTAGATTCCATCAACAAAAAGTGTCTGGCAGACTCAAACATCCACCTGAATGGAGGCAGCAACTCCAGTGAGCCATTTCCTCTAAGCCTGAGtaaagaactcaagcaggagccAGTGGACGACCTGCCATGCATGATCGCAGGAGCTGGAGGCTCCGTAGCTCAGAGTAACCTCATGCCTGATCTCAACCTTAATGAGCAGGAGTGGAAGGAGCTCATCGAAGAGCTCAACAGGTCAGTGCCTGACGAAGACATGAAGGACCTGTTTACTGAGGACTTTGAGGAGAAGAAGGATCCAGAGCCCCCTGGTTCTGCCACACAAACCCCTTTGGCCCAGGACATTAATATTAAGACTGAGTTCTCTCCAGCAGCTTTTGAGCAGGAGCAGTTAGGTTCTCCACAAGTAAGGGCGGGGTCTGCAGGCCAGACCTTCCTAGGACCCTCATCTGCCTCTGTGGGCACAGATTCTCCAAGCCTTGGGAGCTCTCAGACTCTGTTTCACACCACTGGTCAACCTGGGGTGGATAATTCCAGTCCAAACCTGATGCCGGCATCAGCCCAGACCCAGAATGCACAAAGAGCCCTCACAAGTGTAGTATTACCTAGCCAGGGCCCAGGAGGGGCCTCGGAGCTGTCCTCTGCTCACCAGCTCCAACAGATAGCTGCCAAGCAGAAGCGTGAGCAGATGCTGCAGAATCCACAGCAAGCTGCCCCAGCACCTGGCCCAGGCCAGCTGTccacatggcagcaggcaggggcCTCCCATAGTCCCTTAGATGTTCCTTATCCCATGGAGAAGCCTGCCAGCCCTCCTGGCTATAAGCAAGACTTTACCAACTCAAAACTGCTCATGATGCCTAGTGTGAACAAGAGTTCTCCTCGGCCAGGAGGCCCCTACCTCCAATCTAGCCACTCCAACCTGCTGAGTCACCAGTCACCAGGTCACTTGAATCAGAACCCCGTGAATAACCAAGGGTCTGTGCTAGACTATGGCAATACAAAACCCCTTTCTCATTACAAAGCAGACTGTGGCCAAGGTGGCGCTGGGTCTGGCCAGAACAAACCAGCTTTGATGGCATATCTTCCCCAGCAGCTGCCCCATCTGAGTAATGAACAGAACCCCTTGTTTCTGATGAAACCAAAGCCAGGAAACATGACCTTCCGGTCACTGGTTCCCCCTGGCCAGGTGAGTAGGACTTTGGCTTTCATCGCTCTGCCATGGGCACTAGTGAAGGCCCATACTGAACTAGAAGTCAGCGCAAGAGTCAGGGAGTGGCTGCTGTCATCCTTAGAAGTAGAAAATGTAAAAACCAGGGCACAGTTGTTTGAGGCACAGTTCATTTATCCCTGGCTGGCTGTGTCGCCAAGCTGCTCTTGAACTGCTGATTCCAccgcctctacctcccaagtattgAGATTACAGATGACTAGAATTGCCTGAATAAAAATAGAGTTCCTTAGgatagctgagcagtggtggtgagagctttaatcccagcactcaggaggcaagttCCTTAGTATAACTTGTACTTAACTATACAAACATTTGAGAAATCGCCTAGTTTAGTTTAGTTATCCCTTTCATGCCAAACAACTACATAAGGCTttgtcaaaaaaataaattaaaataaggggctggagaggtggtttaagcactggctgttctagaagtcctgagttcaagtctcagtaaccacatggtagcttacaaccatctgtaatggaatctgattctctcttctggtgtacatgaagacagagcactcatataattaaataaatcatatctatatatgtgtgtatgtgtgtttgattgatagatagatagatagatagatagatagatagatagatagacagactgactaACTGACCGACTGACTGGGCAGCCAGCCTGacatggcagcacatgccttaaATCTTGCCTCCTGCATAAATCttcagtaggcagaggcaaggggagtCTTTGAATTCAAGACCATCCCttgtctacataatgagactctgtcacaaaacaacaaaccagttGTGATTCACAGTAATCCCAACACAGGGAAGTTGAGGCAAGATTGCCACAAGTTTTGAGGGCTACAGTGTGAGgccttgcttgttttgttttggagaaaaacaaatgagGGGGAGGGGACTGGCTGTATTAAGTTCATAGCATTAAGCATGAACTCAAGAAAGGTAGAGTGTGGAGCTGGTGGATGATATGCTCAGAAAGTGCTCCTGAGACAGGGCCTGCAGCTCACTGGCCATCCTGTCGAACCACATtgggaagctctgggttcagagaTCCTTTCTCACAAAATTAGGTGAAACAATTAAGAAAGCCACTTGATGTTGACCACtggtacacaaagaaacactaaataaaatgtaaaaatctaaatatataaagtGTCTTGCTAGAAAAGTATGCATAGACAAGTGAGCATAAGAAACGATTTCATGCTCTTTGGGGGCAGCCATAAGCCAAGCCTATATTCTAACAACATTATCAttattctgcttttgttttctttggtagTAGGTTAGGATATTTATAGGGTATTATTATTGTTTGGCTTTTGTCAAAGAttggtgttacagacagttgtgagctgccatgtaggtgctgggaatagaacctggctGCTCTCCAGAGCAGCcagtctcttaaccactgagccatctctccagtccttttgtttgtctttttaatgaggctttttgttttaggttggttggtttggggatTGAGGGGAGGGgtgttgtttgctgttttgagTTAGGATCTCTCTCAGTATGTATCCCCGACTGAtttggaactcacagagttccacttgcccctgcctcccaagcactaaaACTTAAAGATGTCTCCACACACATGAGAAACATGACATTTCCAAACTATAAAATCAGGGAAGCTGAGGCTTGGAGTTACAAAAGAGAACAGTGAACAAGACTATCAGTAGGTGCAGCTTACCTGAACTGATCAGGGTTGAGACAGATCACCCATACTACCTGACTTCATCTTTGTTGACAGGAGCAGAACCCCTCCAGCGTCCCTGTACCAGCCCCAACTGCCAGTGTGGGAACCCAGCCTAGTGCGTCTGTGGCCAGCACTCACAGCAGCCCCCCATACCTCAGCAGCCAGCAGCAGGCAGCCGTGATGAAGCAGCACCAGCTGCTCCTGgaccagcagaagcagcagctgcagcagcagcagcagcagcagcagcagcagttccTACAGAGGCAGCACCTCCTGGCTGAGCAGGTAACAGGCACCAGAGACCACACAGGCACCATTTGAGCTTGTTTGCACTTAATGTCAGTGCCATGTCCTTTAAAATCCCTTCATCCCAGCAGGAAAAGCAGGTAAAGAAAGGGCTAGAGTGCTTGTCGGCCTGGTGGCCTAAGATCAGTCCCTGTAACTTACACACACGTGAAAGGTGAGAATCAACTCAAGtggccctctgacctctacaccaCACCATGGCACGCATACCCCCAAGagcaagcattcacacacattcacacctgATGAtaggttgtttgttttgaaagaagTTAGGACCAGCAAGGCTGGAGgtctgttcctagcacccatatcaggttattcacaactgcctataactccagttccaggaatccaACCACCCCTCTcacctctgtggacacctgtatacatgtggtatatataaaaccacacaaacatatatgttttTGAGaatatgccaggcatggtggcacacgcctttaatcccagcacttgaaaagcagaggcaggtagatctgtgagtttgaagccagcctgagctacatgtgaGACACTatatcaaacaacaacaacaaaacctttaatAATAAGTCTTaaagaagggactggagagatagctcagtgattaagagcactgactgctcttccagaggtcctgaattcaattcccagcaaccacatggtggctcacaccatctgtaatgggatctgatgccctcttctggtgtgtctcaagacaactcattttcataaaataaataattttttataaataaatcttaaagaaaaaaaagagtctaaTGAGGTAGCTCGGTGGATAGAAGTCCTTGTATGCAGGTATGACAACCCAAATGCCACCCAGAGtcccacaaggtggcaggagagggCTGACTCCAACAAGTTGCTCTCTGCTCCTCACAACAtagcacacattcatacacacacaaataaataaaaatggtttccaaattttacttcattttttaaaagaatgctaaaaaatgtttttacttaaAACAAGTAAATGGGACTCACAagtcagaggccctgagttcataACTCTGGGACCCATGTAAAGCAGGATCCGAGTAGAGATTGGAAGTAGGGACAGATCCCCTTGATGCTCCTGGGTCATCAGGCCTGGCTTCAGTACTGAAccaaagaaaccctgtcacagCACAaggaagaaatcaggagtcacacccaaagctgtcctctgacacacTCCATGGCAGTGTTTACCCACATAACAAACACAGAGTATTCTTTGGAACCACCTCGAGAAACTACACTTTGCTGAGGTTGGTAACTGCCTCAGttccttatttattattttttgatttgattttctagacagggtttctctgtatagccctggctgtcctggaactcactctgtagaccacagtgGTTTCAAATAtagaactccacctgcctctgtctcccgggtgctagaattaaaggtgtgtaccaccaccaccaggctcacCATCTTTAAACTAGCTGCTTATTAGGATATATTCATATCACATATGGTTTGTTTAACCACACATTTCAGTGATTTCCATTGTAACTGTTGTGCAGAGTTGTGCAGTTATCACTAGAACCGTTTTTATCACCCAAAACACTGTACCCATGAACAGTCAAGTCACTTGCCTTCCCTGCACTCAGAGGTGTCTGTGAGTGAGCAACACACTTGCTTGTGCACCTTGGTCTTCTCCTCATTGGTTTTGACTTCAGGCTTACATTgagttttactgttttgttttactgtttcttttcttggCACTTTGTAGGAGAAGCAACAGTTTCAGCGTCATCTGACCCGCCCACCCCCCCAGTACCAAGACCCTACACAAAGCACCTTCCCACAACAGGTTGGACAGTTCACAGGTAAGGAGAGGTGAAGGAGGTTGGGGGAAAGGCAGCTTTGGGAATAAGGAGGGGCAGAACTCATGATGTGTGGTACTGATGGAATTCCTGAGTTCACTTGCTCACAGAAGCTATGGTTAGGAGAGGGCTAGATTTTCAGTTCCTCTGTGACACAAGAATGTCTCCGGGCTTCACTATGAGGAGGCTCAGTTAAACATCCATCTGAAGCAAAATTATTACTAGAGGGCATCTTATTTCTagccttttttaaatttttgtttctttttttctagataggatttttctatgtaatggctttggctgctctggaactcatctgtaaaccaggctggccttgaactcatccttttgcctctgcctcctgagtgctgggattaaaggcatgtgccactgccaCACCACCTGATTTATGTGTAAATCTTAATTAAAATAGTTCTTTGATCTTTAGAAGTACCCCACAGTACTGGGcgtagtggtgcacgcctgtagtcctagcacttgggaagtggaggcaggaggatcgagttcaaggtcatcttcagcttctTAGTGAGTTTGAAggatcttgtttttaaaagaaaaccaacaaaactaaCTTCCAGATGGAAGGGTGTATTCTAATGCACCCTAGTGTCACAAGGAAAGGAGGAAGCACCTAACCTCAGCTGTCACTTCTGAACTGTAAAGATTGCAAGTCACGTGTCAGGTGTATGTTGGCCTTGCCTTCCTTAGTGAACTCTCACTGTGACGTGTTATAGAAACTGACCACAGCCAGGTAAGAGTCTAGGTGCAGTCTCCTGATGTGCTGGCTAGAAATGTGGAGTTGGGCATCTGTTGGAGCCACTGGAGCCTGTTCCTGGCTTGGGTTCTCAACCCTACCCATACCACACTGATAGAGGCTGTTACCACAGTGAAGTGGTCCTTTTCAGCTCTCCCCTTCTCGTGacaactgttttttaaaagttatttttattatgtctACATTTGAGGGGCGTTAATGCATATCTGATACAAGTACCTATTGGAGGACAGAGCTGTTGGATCCCTGGggagcagttgtgagccacctgttaCAGGTGCTAGAGACTAAACGTGGGTCCTCTGCAGAACTCAGGCCAGAACCAATAGGCAGCAAgctccaggcagacatggtgacagtcccagcacttgggagagaaaggcaggaggatcaggaggtcCAGGTCAGTACACAGCTCTCTACAGTGAAACTGTGTCTCTAAAAGGAGAGGTCTGGAGAGAtctcagtcagtgaagtgttAGGAAGGAGGAAGACTCAGGTTGCTCCTCAGCAGCCACGTAAAAGCCAGGGGCTGCAATGTGCGTGCCCTcttgtgcttgtgtgagtgtgcatgtgtctgtgcgtgcatgtgtgtctgtgcctgtgtgttccAGGTACCACAAAAACAGAAGTGGACAGATCCCTGAAGCTTTCTAGCCAATCAGTCTAGTAGCAAGTTTGCTGAGGACTAAGGCTCAAGCTCAGTAAATACCTGGTAACTCCATGCTAGATTTCTACTTCCCTTAACCACCTTATATCATAAACAACAGGGTGGAGAGACAAGTCTTCAGCTATAGCCCTCTATACATTGCCTCATCCAAGTCACCAACAGCCACACCCCAACGGAACTAAACTGTAGTCTCAGGCTTTACCATCCTGCTCTTGACATACCCAGCCATGGCTGGCTCCTTAATGTCCCATAGCATGTTACAATTCTGTCCCTTCACAGTTGTCCTTCTCTGTTCTGAATGCTCTCTACACTTTCATGCTGTCAAACCTGCATGTGGGTGCACAtttgtgcatgcatctgtgtgtatatgtattacatgcatgtgtatttgcgTGAGTACACACATTTGTATGTGCTTTGTGCACATGTGCTTCTGTGCTGCTGGCGACTGAACTCAAGGTCTTGTGCATGTTAAGGAAGTATTAGCACTGCCCCAGCCCTAAGTTCAGTTCTAAGCCCCTTCTTTCTAAACACTTGCCCAAATGTTAGGCAGAAAGCCTTCAGAACCATGTATTTCCTACAACCTGCTGCTCCAGCTTTGACCTTGTCACACCATATGACGACATTGAAATCCCTAGTCTCgacaggcggtggtggcgcacgcctttaatcccagcacttgggaggcagaggcaggtggatttctgagttcgaggccagcctgatctacagagtgagttccaggacagccaaggctatacagaaaaaccctgtctcgaaaaaccaaaaagaaaaaaaaaaaaaaaaaaaaaaagaaatctctagTCCCAGCTGAGACAAACTTTGTTGGCTACTTGATAAATAAATGGGCAAGACAGCTTGGCTTTCCCCTCTGGAGCTTTCCTCCATCCTCTGTCTTTGAGTACTGTCACTGTCTCGTGCCCATGATGTGTGATGGTTCTGACTCTCATGCCTGTGGAAGAGGAGCTGCAGCTTGGGTCTCAGGGACAGCTCCACCATGATAGTCAGGAATGCCAACatgggctggcaagatagctcaacAAGTTAAGTCTGTTGGCCTGAGTGCGATCCTTAGGTCCCAGGGTGCAGGGAGGGAGCTGTCCTGGGTAGTGTATGACATTTTGATACAAGCCAGAGACATCTGGGAAGAAAGAtgctcagttgagaaaatgcctgggTCATACTGGCCTCTAGGCAAAGCTGTGGGTCATTGCTTAACTAGTGATTactgtgggagggtccagcccatgtgGGTACTGCCACACCTGGCCTGGTTGGTGGTGCTGGGTGCAAAAGAAAGCTGAGTAAGCGATGGTAAATATGCTGGTAGGCaattcctctatggcctctgcttcagtccctgcgtctgggtgtggtggtgcatatctttaatactagtgcttgggagggagaggcagttgGGTTTCTGTGAGTAtgaagccaccctggtctacatagtgaattgcaggagttacatagtgagacctcgtctcagggtggggaaaagtgaaataaaccctgagctctccaagttgcttttcgtcatagtgtttatcacaggaaTGGAAACTCTTAATTAACTAAGACAGGAACTAACCCCTGCCTGCTGTCCTTACTGCCTCACACGTGTGGCACATATGCAcctgcacctacacacacacacagaggtaaagAGAAGTGAATGCCAACTTAACTGCTAGAATTTCCTTTCTTCCAGGACCTTCTGCTGCTGTGCCTGGAATGAACAACTTGGGTCCATCCAATCCCAGCTGTCCTCGAGTGTTCCCTCAGCCTGGGACTCTGATGTCAATGGGTCCTGGACATGCCCctgtttcctctctcccctccagcTCAGGCCAGCAGGACCGTGGAGTGGCCCAGTTTACTGGATCCCAGAGTTTGCCTCAGAACAGCCTTTATGGCATGGCATCTGGCCTAGCCCAGATAGTTGCCCAGCCCCCACCACAGGCTACCAGCACACATGCCCACATTCCACGGCAGACCAATGTGGGCCAAAATGCCTCCACCTCAGCTGCATATGGACAGAACTCTCTCGGGAGTGCCAGTCTCTCCCAGCAGCACAATAAGGGAACCCTGCCTCCTGGTTTAACAAAGCCACAAGTCCCAAGGGTGTCAGCAGCCATGGGAAGCCAGAATGCCTCATGGCAGCATCAGGGAATGCCAAACCTGAGCAGCCAGACACCTGGGAACAGCAGTGTGAGCCCCTTCACTGCAGCTTCCAATTTCCACATACAGCAAGCCCACCTAAAAATACCTGGCCAGCAGTTCTCCCAAGCCATGCCCAGCAGGCCCATGGCTCCTATGAGTTCAGCAGGTGCAGCAGGGCCCATGCTGCCCCCAGTGAGCACACAGCAGAGGAACAGTGCCCCTGCACCTGCACCTCCCCAAGCAGCCCCACAGCAGGGCTTACCTGGCCTAAGTCCTTCAGGGCCTGAGCTGGGGGCCTTCAGCCAGAGCCCCACTTCACAGATGAACAGccggccagggctacactgtgCTCAGGCTTACCCTGTGAGGACCATGGGTCAAGAGCTGCCCTTTGCCTACAGCGGGCAGCCAGGCAGCAGTGGTCTGTCCAGTGTTGCTGGACACACTGACCTGATCGACTCACTGCTGAAGAACAGGACTTCTGAGGAGTGGATCAATGAATTGAATGATCTTTTAGGGTCACAGTAACAGAGACATCTGTGGCATTTTTGGTGTTTAGTCATCTTATATATTTGTTCTCAGATTCAACAAAGAGCAACTACTTTGGACCAAAAGCCCATGGCCCAGAGAACTGGGCCAGTAGAACCTAAGCCACAGCTGAGGCCAGCTCTGGCTCTGGTCAGTATCTGATGGTCCATTGGGCTGGCCCAGGACATTGGCATCACTAACTAGGGTTGGGATAGCAGGATAGAGGTTTGAAAGGTAGCTTCCTACCCAGATGACCAAAAAGCCAGTGGAAACAAGCCCCACCATTATCAGGCTTACCAAGAATATGTGCTGTGTTTTTATCCAAGATTTCTCCACTTGCCTCAAGGCTGGGAACAAACTTCTGTTGGAattttaaataggattatttgcattttatagcatagaagtaatttttttaatttaagatttttaagCAGAGTAGGACAGGTGGTGGTTGTATTGTAAGTGGC
The nucleotide sequence above comes from Arvicanthis niloticus isolate mArvNil1 chromosome 6, mArvNil1.pat.X, whole genome shotgun sequence. Encoded proteins:
- the Maml1 gene encoding mastermind-like protein 1 isoform X1 → MVLPTCPMAEFALPRHSAVMERLRRRIELCRRHHSTCEARYEAVSPERLELERQHTFALHQRCIQAKAKRAGKHRQPPAAAPAPAAAPAPAPAPAAARLDAADGPEHGRPVAHLHDTVKRSLDSAASPQNGDQPNGYGDMFPGHKKTRREAPLGVSVSANGLPPASPLGQPDKPAGGDALQTGGKHSLGLDSINKKCLADSNIHLNGGSNSSEPFPLSLSKELKQEPVDDLPCMIAGAGGSVAQSNLMPDLNLNEQEWKELIEELNRSVPDEDMKDLFTEDFEEKKDPEPPGSATQTPLAQDINIKTEFSPAAFEQEQLGSPQVRAGSAGQTFLGPSSASVGTDSPSLGSSQTLFHTTGQPGVDNSSPNLMPASAQTQNAQRALTSVVLPSQGPGGASELSSAHQLQQIAAKQKREQMLQNPQQAAPAPGPGQLSTWQQAGASHSPLDVPYPMEKPASPPGYKQDFTNSKLLMMPSVNKSSPRPGGPYLQSSHSNLLSHQSPGHLNQNPVNNQGSVLDYGNTKPLSHYKADCGQGGAGSGQNKPALMAYLPQQLPHLSNEQNPLFLMKPKPGNMTFRSLVPPGQEQNPSSVPVPAPTASVGTQPSASVASTHSSPPYLSSQQQAAVMKQHQLLLDQQKQQLQQQQQQQQQQFLQRQHLLAEQEKQQFQRHLTRPPPQYQDPTQSTFPQQVGQFTGPSAAVPGMNNLGPSNPSCPRVFPQPGTLMSMGPGHAPVSSLPSSSGQQDRGVAQFTGSQSLPQNSLYGMASGLAQIVAQPPPQATSTHAHIPRQTNVGQNASTSAAYGQNSLGSASLSQQHNKGTLPPGLTKPQVPRVSAAMGSQNASWQHQGMPNLSSQTPGNSSVSPFTAASNFHIQQAHLKIPGQQFSQAMPSRPMAPMSSAGAAGPMLPPVSTQQRNSAPAPAPPQAAPQQGLPGLSPSGPELGAFSQSPTSQMNSRPGLHCAQAYPVRTMGQELPFAYSGQPGSSGLSSVAGHTDLIDSLLKNRTSEEWINELNDLLGSQ
- the Maml1 gene encoding mastermind-like protein 1 isoform X2; the encoded protein is MFPGHKKTRREAPLGVSVSANGLPPASPLGQPDKPAGGDALQTGGKHSLGLDSINKKCLADSNIHLNGGSNSSEPFPLSLSKELKQEPVDDLPCMIAGAGGSVAQSNLMPDLNLNEQEWKELIEELNRSVPDEDMKDLFTEDFEEKKDPEPPGSATQTPLAQDINIKTEFSPAAFEQEQLGSPQVRAGSAGQTFLGPSSASVGTDSPSLGSSQTLFHTTGQPGVDNSSPNLMPASAQTQNAQRALTSVVLPSQGPGGASELSSAHQLQQIAAKQKREQMLQNPQQAAPAPGPGQLSTWQQAGASHSPLDVPYPMEKPASPPGYKQDFTNSKLLMMPSVNKSSPRPGGPYLQSSHSNLLSHQSPGHLNQNPVNNQGSVLDYGNTKPLSHYKADCGQGGAGSGQNKPALMAYLPQQLPHLSNEQNPLFLMKPKPGNMTFRSLVPPGQEQNPSSVPVPAPTASVGTQPSASVASTHSSPPYLSSQQQAAVMKQHQLLLDQQKQQLQQQQQQQQQQFLQRQHLLAEQEKQQFQRHLTRPPPQYQDPTQSTFPQQVGQFTGPSAAVPGMNNLGPSNPSCPRVFPQPGTLMSMGPGHAPVSSLPSSSGQQDRGVAQFTGSQSLPQNSLYGMASGLAQIVAQPPPQATSTHAHIPRQTNVGQNASTSAAYGQNSLGSASLSQQHNKGTLPPGLTKPQVPRVSAAMGSQNASWQHQGMPNLSSQTPGNSSVSPFTAASNFHIQQAHLKIPGQQFSQAMPSRPMAPMSSAGAAGPMLPPVSTQQRNSAPAPAPPQAAPQQGLPGLSPSGPELGAFSQSPTSQMNSRPGLHCAQAYPVRTMGQELPFAYSGQPGSSGLSSVAGHTDLIDSLLKNRTSEEWINELNDLLGSQ